The Sesamum indicum cultivar Zhongzhi No. 13 linkage group LG9, S_indicum_v1.0, whole genome shotgun sequence genome segment ATATGTTAATCTATTGCCTCGAGCGTGCTGATAGAAATCTTCCTCCCAAAAACCTGTTTGTGGGCGAGGTATGGTTGCTTTCATATAATTACAGCTGACCAAACTCTTATCAAGCTTATTTGTGTTCACCTTGGCAAGATGTTAGCGGGCAGTTCATGTTTCCTCCCAAATCCACATAGCACTACTTAAATAAGTGCACTGCAAAATGCATGCAACAGACGAGGACTGCATGCTTCCAAATTCAATCTGAGTTCACGATCCCATTTCtcttagttttctttttccacttACTCATAACCTTCGTGCATGGAGAAATTATACCGCTGCTTATCTTAAGTTACTTATGACAAATATGGTCAAACAGGTACCTTCCTTGAGGTGTATGCTCCTCTGCATTGTTCTGGCAATGGTTGTTGTCTTTCAAGTACATCGATTCTACACTCACCAGCCTCGAGCACCTACTGCTCCATCGCCAATGCAAGTGGATTGGTATAGAATTCGACATTTGTGGTTGGGATAGATAATTCTCAGTTAATGCTCTCTCAGTTAAAGCTATGATTTAAGTAACATGTAAATAAGTGCTCTTGCACTTCCAAGTTTGTTGGTACATATGTTCATAGGTTTAGAACACATTTGGTGTACAAGAATCTCTTAAACAATGCACAAGAGACAACTGATAAAGAAACCACATAAATAGTTATGCCTTGTgttaatttcctttttatttctagTACATATTTCACAATCTTTCAACTTCAAGCTGCAAAGTTTCTACGAGGCAAATTTAAAACATACAAGCAAGAACAAGAAATCCATCGAGCGACCACTGTTGGGCAATGAACAGATAAATAATGGATTatatgaataagaaaaaaaaatatatatttgaaaattaagaaaatgctGAATAAGATCAACGTTTTTATAGGCTACGACGCCTTTATGTTACAGGCATGGAGCAAAAGGATGAAGAATGCTTTCAATAAAAAACCAGCCGAAAGGGTATTTCTGGGGGCTCTCTTTCACCACTGCAGCTTCAGTGACGCTCCCAGACAAGGCACATACTTAAAACAAGGGCTTCAAAAATGGGCTATTTAATTCAGTATAAAATGTATACCTACTTCAGTCAAGGATCAAGTTCCACTAGCAAGAGTTTGGAATAATCTGCAAAAATTTTGCCCTTGCCGTTGGGTCGGTGGAAAATCGACCCAAGACAGCAACTGTAGCAGTACTGCTTCCGAACTTCTCAATGCCTCTAGAAATCATACAAGTGTGACTAGCTTCAACAACTACCATTACATCTTCACCTAGGAATGTTGAAACTGTCTCAGCAATCTGCCTGGTGAGCCTTTCCTGTACTTGGAGTTTGAAACCATAAAAATGTACTACTGACTGTAGAAGGGATTTTCCAACAGGGTTGATCCGATTGGAGCTGAAATAACCTATATGAACCACACCGTGAAATGGGAGTAAATGGTGTTCACATTGTGACCAAAATGACAAATTTAGCTCAGAACAGATGTGTTCTTCGTTACAGCTGACGTCCCCATTGGGAGTTAAAGAATCTCTCTTACTACGGACGAATCCATTTAGATTCATGTCCAGATTAGTGTTTTTGAAATTCAACAACCACTTGACAAATCGAGCAGGAGTTTCTGCAAGTTCTTTCCTTGATGGGTCCTCCcctaaagaagaaagaattgaTGACACTGCACTGACCATAGCTGAATCTGATGCCCCCATCTTCCGGAAAGTCTGAGATGGACACCAAGATTTGTTAACTGAACCTCTGCCACAAGCATCGTCGACATTTATACCCCTGAATCTGAGAAGACTGAGGAAATCAGTCCAAGAGTCAGCCTTCTCATTGTCAAAAACTCCAGAGCCTGACATAACAGAAATCTTTACCCATCCGTGGTGATTCGGGTCGAAGATGGCTGACTCAAAATCAGGGAAATGAATGTGGGAACACTGGAGGACGACAGCAACTCCAGTTGGTTTAATACCCTGTTGGAGAGCTGAACAAACCTCATCGGCCAATCTTTGTGGATCTTGAAGCCGCTTAGCAAAAACTTCAGCAACTCGAGAGAGCTTGCTTAGGCCTACAACCCTCTGACCAGAGGGGACATAACCTACATGACACTTAACCTGGAAAGGAAGCAAGCAAGACTCGCAATATGAAAAGTGATCAAGATCACGCACAATTACAAGCCCACCTGCTCCACCGGCGTGACCAAATTTACTTTCCAACCCAGCTTCGGGGAATAAAGCACCACTAACAATGTCATTTACCTTTTGCTTATAACCTGGACATATGAAGAAGTATATATTACAAACACGAAGCAGGAATCATTACTCAAGTTATTGCATCTAACAAAATCTGTTCattgaatttcaaataatcCAACTTCAAACACCATAGGCACCAGAACAAGTATGAGAACTGCTCTACATAAGCATGCTAGAAACAAGGAACGGATTAAAGAACAAGATCTGATAATTACCTCAGTAGTGTGACAGGATTAAGTATAAGATGCAAAGAATGAGGGCAAGCAATCGTTACACgctattttaaataagttacaTTCATCTTCTGCAATTAGCCTACTGAACTTGAAAGATTTAACTGTAGTCCTAGCAGCACAAGTAGTGATTCTTAACATAATCTTCCATAAGGCAGTTAACCAGCTGGATATGTGTGAActacaagaaagaaaattataatttgttttgttgatGCCAAGTCGGCCAAACATTTGTTTAGAACAACATGTCAGTTCCAACAtctaacaataattatttaagaatttaaagaTCCACCACGACCCAGAGCTCATTATTTAATCCACAGTTTCTCAATAAATCCTCACATTATTGAGAAGCATCAGATCCAACTCTATTGGTTCTCCGACTGTAAGCAATGTGACAGTCAAAGTTTGATAGAAAACAGAGATGCAGAAAAGCAATCAAGAATCACCTCGAGTCCCTTCTCTGAGGGCCTTGGCCACACGGAGAGGGGTCTTCCGCAGACCTTCACGATTGATATCTTCACCCAAACCCTGCAAGAGGACTCCCACAGCATCCTCGATGGCCAGAGTCTCGGGCTCCCCCTCAAAACCCAGCTCAACACACTCCCCAACATTGATTCCATTCTCTAGTTCCACATTGTAATGGCATTCATCTAAAGCGCCCATTGACAGGTTACGATATAAATCCCACCCACCAATGAACCAACTTCAAACCACAGTGCCAAGATCGAAACACCCGCACCAAAACACACcaaattaaatctaatgaTATGAGAAGCAAGAacaaaccccacttgagattCAGCTCAAGATTCGAGCTTTTTAGCTCCGAAATGCTAAGAATGACCaaagattcaaaatttaaccCCTCCCCAAATCAGAACaatcagcaaaaaaaaaaaaaattaactccgcacaaatcaaaataagaGCTTAAAGAATAACAATAGAGAAATCTTGAAACAAGACAGCACCtagagagagggagggagggagagagagagagagaaagaggagggGAGTGGAGGGCTGTTATTGAGAGAAGGGGAAGAAGAGAGGGTGAGGGATGTGTGTGCGCTAATCGTTTGAAGGagctatatataaaaaacGTAGGGCTGCCGTTGATTTTTGGAATGTGTGGAAGGTTTGCCATTTTTCTCCCAAAAGCATATTACTTGAGATTTGGCTCATCAAAGGAGTGGGACCCAGCTCAATGGAGATGGTGAGTCGGTGAAGTGTCGTTTTCGAGTATGAAATGGTGGCGGTCAAGCTCCCAACCACACTCTCTTCTTGTTGGTTGGTGCTGATCTTCGTAACGGTTATTTATCCACTTACACccctttaattattaaaaattagcaTGTAGCCCTCACTTTTTGCTTTAAGAGACGAACATGCCCTTTCGATTGCATACATACATAACCCACGCTGCTGTAGGCTATGATTGGGCAAGTCCCACTACaaccaaacaaaataataataataaaatgtgtAGTTAAGTCAAATAAAGCACTGATGACATAGAGATCTTCCAATCTGGaattcacttttttctttaaggattttttttttaatatcttctatatattattattattattaaaaaaattattcatatcaaatttaaatattaatttttattttttaaactaaaaaaaattgattgtaataataatttcaatatatttttttatctccaCTCACTACTCCATGTTTTTTTCCatcttatttgtttatttttttcacaaatttttatattcttaataaatataattataatttatttttctctcgcAATCacttcacattttttttcttttatggattttttttcttttatctcgTGCcaaaattttttctatatgcTCATAGGAATACTTTCAACAATAactaataaaactaaaagaaaccaattattttattttatgaaaaaactcTCGAAATAAAGAATCAACATCTTGTAATAGAttataaagatatttattagagtcaataatttacaaatatttaaataactttaatGGAtcgttttatatttataactatggtaaattatattagcaGCCTATGGAACTAagtatatttacataaattttatatcccttataaaattataagtacattagatgaaattataattataatttatatcgATAGTGtaaacaagaattaaaaaatatacaaatggTCAATAAAGGACATTAAATTgatactaatttaaaaatatatttataaatttagaaagatcataaaatatttatataattaaatctaatttcagataatttacccttaaaatgCAAATGGGCGCCTCCCCAGTCGTCAACCAGATGGATTCCAACAGTGATGGGAAAACTCCCACTCCCACCTCATTTCATCctccccaccaccaccaccaccatcacgGCCACCATAgccgccaccaccaccatttCTTTTACATTTCACCTCACTGCCCATTTCACCGCTCTATGTCGCAACCAAAGAATCACTCTCCGTCATGCTCTTTTTCCACCTATTACCCCTCTCCTCAAAACCCAGAACCCGTTGCTTCTATTCCGCCCAATTCTCACTCCAGCTTTCTGGATAATCAGCCCAACGAATCTTTCGATGATTCCCAGTAAGTTCTTGAAAGCGCTCAATTTGGTTTCTTATTTACTTCTTCTCCCTCCTCATGTG includes the following:
- the LOC105170126 gene encoding GTP cyclohydrolase 1, producing MGALDECHYNVELENGINVGECVELGFEGEPETLAIEDAVGVLLQGLGEDINREGLRKTPLRVAKALREGTRGYKQKVNDIVSGALFPEAGLESKFGHAGGAGGLVIVRDLDHFSYCESCLLPFQVKCHVGYVPSGQRVVGLSKLSRVAEVFAKRLQDPQRLADEVCSALQQGIKPTGVAVVLQCSHIHFPDFESAIFDPNHHGWVKISVMSGSGVFDNEKADSWTDFLSLLRFRGINVDDACGRGSVNKSWCPSQTFRKMGASDSAMVSAVSSILSSLGEDPSRKELAETPARFVKWLLNFKNTNLDMNLNGFVRSKRDSLTPNGDVSCNEEHICSELNLSFWSQCEHHLLPFHGVVHIGYFSSNRINPVGKSLLQSVVHFYGFKLQVQERLTRQIAETVSTFLGEDVMVVVEASHTCMISRGIEKFGSSTATVAVLGRFSTDPTARAKFLQIIPNSC
- the LOC105170128 gene encoding uncharacterized histidine-rich protein DDB_G0274557-like — its product is MDSNSDGKTPTPTSFHPPHHHHHHHGHHSRHHHHFFYISPHCPFHRSMSQPKNHSPSCSFSTYYPSPQNPEPVASIPPNSHSSFLDNQPNESFDDSQMMQDNIENVEVEEEDDPIYVLTDEWRDFFAKSEAKRRLAKKQAKKGKN